TCATCGCCGGGCTGGTGGCCATCACACCGGCTTGCTCCGCGGTCACCCCGTTGGGAGCGATCGCCATCGGGGCCATCTCGGGTGCCGTGTGCGCGCTCGCGGTGGAGCTCAAGTACCGGCTGCGTTACGACGACTCGTTGGACGTGGTCGGAGTGCACCTGGTCGGCGGTCTCGTCGGCACCCTGCTGGTCGGTCTCTTCGCCTCCGCCAGCGCTCCGGCCGGAGTGGCCGGGCTGTTCTACGGCGGCGGCCTCGACCAGCTGTGGCGCCAGGCGGTGGGAGCCCTGGCGGTGTTCGCGTACTCGCTGGTGCTGAGCCTGGGCATCGCCTGGGTGGTGCGCGGGACGGTCGGTTTCCGGCTGGGCACCGCGGACGAGGACGCGGGCATCGACGAGACGGAACACGCCGAGACCGGTTACCACTTCGGGGAGGTGCGCAACACGCTGCGCGGTTCCCGGACCGGTGAGCACGGTTCGGTCGAGGCACTGGAAGGAAGCGTTCGATGAAACTTGTCACAGCCGTCGTCCAACAGGCCAGGGTGGACGAGGTCCGGCAGTCGCTCACCGCACTGGGAGTGCGGGGGATGACCATCGCCGACGTGCAGGGTTACGGCAGGCAGCAGGGGCACACGGAGATCTACCGCGGTGCCGAGTACAAGGTCGACGTGGTCGACAAGACCAGGGTGGAGGTGCTGGTCAACGACGTCGACGCCGACGAGGTGCTGCGGGCGATCGTTTCAGCGGCGCGCAGCGGCCGGGTCGGCGACGGCAAGGTGTGGGTCACACCGGTCGAGTCGGTGGTGCGGGTGCGCACCGGTGAGACCGGTGAGCAAGCGGTCTGACCGGGCTCTCCCGCTCCCGTCGCCGACGGTTCCCGGCGTGGGCTCCTCCCGCCGGTGGGCCGGACGCGCGTTTCGGCTTCGGCGGTGACGGAGCACACCCACGGCCCCGCTCGCTCGGGAAACCCGGTGCGCCCGTCCGGGGCTTCGCGCGGTGTTCCACGCCGCCCCGCATGAGCGCGCCGAAGCGGTGAATCATGTCACGGCCGTCTCCGGAGTCGTTCTTCCCGACTTCGGGGACGGCCGTTCTCGTCGCTCTCCGCCGTTTCCCCTCCGTCTCCTCTCTGTCTCTTCTCCGCGCCGCGAACGCGAAGCCGACCGGTTCGCGGCGTCCAGAGTGAGCGATCCCATCTCCGGCGCGCTCCACACCCCGCACCGGGTTTCCCGTCCCGTCGATCCCGTGGCCACGGCGCGCACCCGGTGCGGCAGTGACACCCGGTACAGCAGTGATGGCGCGCCGGGAGCCGGTCCGGCCACTGCGTAGCGCCCGGCAGGGAAGGCGCCGGGATCTGCGTAGCAATACGCAGTCCGCTTCACGGGGTCTCACGGTCTCGTCGGTACTCCTCCGAACGCCAGAATTCCGGTGTGACGTCGGGAACGGAACCCGGTGAGGGGTGGAGCTCCCGCCCGTACTGGGGGTCGGGCGGAAGCCGCCGGGGAACGTCCCGCGTCCCCGGGGGACCCGTCGGACGGCCCGTCGAGGGGTCGGGCCGTCCGGTGGGCCGGAGCGACGGAGAACCGTTGAGCGCCGTTCCGCTCGCGTACAGTGAACGCGAAGTGGCTACACGAGAGGACTTCCGGCGCACCGCCCTGTTCGCTCGCGGTCTCGCAGGGGCGGTCACGCCGCCCGTGATCGACGAGTGCCGCGCGGACTCCGCCGCGCGCATCCGTGTCGGACGCAGGGACCTGCTCGTCGTCGCCGGTCTGCCGGGTGCGGGCAAGACCACGCTGCTGCGATCGCTCCGCGGGGTGCGTCCCGCCGTGGTGCTGGACTCCGCGCAGCTGTACGAAGCGCTGTTCGCTCGCTTCGGCGATGGGATCCCACGCCGCGTGTACCGAGCGATCGTCCACCCCGTGCACTACGCCAGGATCGTGGCGGCCTGCCTGCTGGCTCCCGGCGTCGTCGTGGTGCACGTGCCCGCCACGCGGCGCGCGGCGCGCGGATCGCTGGTGGCGCTGGCCACGCTGACCCGGCGGAGCCCGGTGCTGTGCTGGTTGGAGGTCCCGCCCTCGGCCGCGCTGGCGGGGCAGCGCGCGCGTGGCAGAATGATAGCGGCACGCGCGTTCGCCCGACACGTACGCCGTGCTCGGCACCCGAGGTGGTACCTGCACCGTCTCGGCTCGTTGCGAGGATGGCGACGGGTATACGTGCTCACCCGTACGGAGGTTACGGGCGGGGTTCAACTGGTTCCGTAGTGTGATGTTGCTCCCCGAAGGGCCGGTGGGTGCCAGGACGGACGTGATCGACCGTTACCCTGGTCGGTACGCGCCGGACGTATTCGGCGCTGCCGGCTGAGATTCATCGAGCTGCGAGTGACTGGCAACAGAGTGTGCGTTGCGGGTGAGCGCGGCCCGAGATGCGTAGGCGACGGTGCGTGAACGATGCCGTCGGTTCGCGAACCCGATCCGTGCGATCCCCGCTGTGGATGTCGCCACGGGTTCGCCCGCAGTGCTTCAGCCGCCCCGACCACACGAGGAGACTCCAGACTTACATGCCCACATTCGACGAGCTCGATCTCGACAGCCGTGTACTGCAGACCCTGACCGAACTCGGTTACGAGACGCCCTCGCCCATCCAGTCCGAGACCATTCCGTCGCTGCTGCAGGGGCGTGACGTAACCGGTCAGGCGCAGACCGGCACCGGCAAGACCGCCGCCTTCGGGCTGCCGATACTCTCCAGCATCGATCTCGACAAGCGCAAGAAACCGCAGGCCCTCGTGCTGGCTCCCACCCGTGAGCTGGCCATCCAGGTGGCAGAGGCCTTCCGCACCTACGCCGCCAACCTGCCCGGTTTCCGGGTGCTGCCCATCTACGGTGGACAGAGCTACGGGCCGCAGCTCGGCGGGCTGCGTGACGGCGCACACGTGATCGTCGGCACTCCGGGGCGTCTCATCGACCACCTCGACCGGGGGTCGCTGGACCTGTCCGAGCTGAGCCACGTCGTGCTGGACGAAGCCGACGAGATGCTGCGCATGGGATTCATCGAGGACGTGGAGCGGATCCTGAGGTCCGTCCCGTCCCAGCGGCAGGTCGCGCTGTTCTCGGCGACCATGCCGAACGCGGTGCGCAAGATCAGCCAGTCCTATTTGGACAACCCCGTGGAGGTGGCGGTTCGCAGCTCCACCACCACGGCGGCCAACATCCGCCAGCGCTACTGGCAGGTGCGCGGTGTCCGCAAGGTCGACGCGCTCTCCCGGTTGCTGGAGGTCGAACCGGTCGACGCGGCCATCGTGTTCGCCCGCACCAAACAGCTCACCGAGGAGCTCACCGAGCAGCTGCGGCTGCGCGGCTTCAACGCGGCCGCGATCAACGGTGACATCGCCCAGGCGCAGCGGGAGCGCACCATCGACCAGCTCCGGCAGGGCCGGGTCGACATCCTCGTGGCCACCGACGTCGCCGCGCGGGGGCTCGACGTGGACCGGGTCTCGCACGTGCTCAATTACGACGCCCCGCACGACAGCGAGTCCTACGTGCACCGCATCGGTCGTACCGGTCGCGCGGGGCGCAGCGGCGAGGCGATCCTGTTCGTGACCTCGCGGGAGCGGCAGTTGCTGCGCTCCATCGAGAAGGCCACCAGGCAGTCCATCGAGCAGATGGAGCTGCCCACGATCGAGGCGGTCAACGAGCGGCGGCTCGAACGTTTCCGCCAGCGGATCACCGACACGCTGCAGCACGGTGACCTGGAGGTCTTCGAGCAGCTGGTGCGCGACTACGAGCGGGACAACGAGGTGCCCGCCGCCAGGGTGGCCGCCGCGCTCGCGAGTATGACCCAGGGCGACCGTCCGCTGCTGCTGCAGCCGGAGCCCGAACCCGAACCGAAGTCCCGGCGCGGCTCGCAGCGCTCCGCCGAGCTCTCCTCGGACTCCGAGACGGCGATGTTCCGTGTCGAGGTCGGTCGCCGCAACCGCGTGACCCCCAGCGCCCTGGTGGGGGCGTTGGCCAACGAAGGCGGTCTGTCCAGCAAGCGGATCGGCCACATCGACATCCGTGACGAGCACACGCTCGTGGAGCTGCCGGCTGAGATTCCGGAGGAGATGCTGCGCAAGCTCCGCAAGACCCAGGTCGCGGGGCGTGGCCTGCGGATCAGCCGCACCGAGGGAGAACCGCCCCGCCGGTCGTCCGGTGGCTGGTCGCGGCGCCCCGGCAGGGAGCGCTCCAGCTCTCGGCGCAAGGGAGGGCGTGCCGGCGGCGGCCACCGCGCCAGCGGTGACAAGCGCCCGGCGGTCGACCGAGGCTGACCGCCGTTTCGTTCGCTGTCCGCCTTCGGGCATCGTAGGTGGGCGGTTACCCTCGGCGTAGGAACATCGACGACTCTGGAGTCCGTGACCCCGTGTTCGACACTCTTTCCGACCGGCTCACCTCGGTCCTGAAGAACCTGCGCGGCAAGGGTCGCCTGTCCGAGGCGGACATCGACGCCACCGCGCGCGAGATCCGTATCGCGTTGCTGGAAGCCGACGTGGCACTGCCGGTGGTGCGCGGCTTCATCTCCGGCGTCAAGGAGCGGGCCAAGGGCACCGAGGTGTCCCAGGCCCTCAACCCCGCCCAGCAAGTGATCAAGATCGTCAACGAGGAGCTGGTCGGCATCCTCGGCGGCGAGAAGCGCGATCTCACCCTCGCGAAGAAGCCACCGACGGTGATCATGCTGGCGGGGTTGCAGGGGTCCGGCAAGACCACGCTGGCGGGCAAGCTGGCCAAGTGGCTCGCCGGACAGGGGCACACCCCGATGCTGGTGGCCTGTGACCTGCAGCGCCCCAACGCCGTCACGCAGTTGCAGGTGGTGGGGGAGCGTGCCGGTTCGCCGGTGTTCGCTCCCGAGCCGGGCAACGGGGTCGGGGATCCCGTCGACGTCGCGCGGCGTGGTGTCGCCGAGGCGGAGCGTGCTCAGCACGACATCGTCATCGTCGACACGGCGGGCCGTCTCGGCGTCGACGAGGAGATGATGCAGCAGGCCTCGGACATCCGCGACGCGGTGAATCCGCACGAGATCCTGTTCGTCGTCGACGCGATGATCGGGCAGGACGCCGTGAGCACCGCCGAGGCCTTCCGCGACGGAGTCGGCTTCAACGGGGTCGTGCTGACCAAGCTCGACGGTGACGCGCGCGGCGGTGCCGCGTTGTCGGTGCGGCAGGTCACCGGCCAGCCCATCATGTTCGCCTCGAACGGTGAGAAGATCGAGGACTTCGACGTCTTCCACCCCGACCGGATGGCCAGTCGCATCCTCGGCATGGGCGACATGCTCACCCTGATCGAGCAGGCCGAGCAGGCCTTCGACGCCGACCGGGCCGAGCAGGCGGCCGAGAAGCTCGGCACGGGGGAGTTGACCCTCGAGGACTTCCTGGAGCAGATGCAGGCGGTCCGGCGCATGGGGCCGCTGCAGAACCTGGTCGGCATGCTGCCCGGTGCCAACCAGATGAAGGACCAGCTCGCCAACTTCGACGAGGCACATCTCGATCGGGTCCAGGCCATCATCCGGGGCATGACGCCCGCCGAACGGGCCGATCCGAAGATCATCAACGCTTCCCGCAGGCAACGTATCGCCAACGGTTCCGGCGTGCGGGTCAGCGATATCAACGACCTGGTCAACAGGTTCTTCGAGGCCCGCAAGATGATGCAGCAGATGGCGGGCCAGTTCGGTGGTGGCGGCGGCGGTGGCCGCAAGGCCACCAAGAAGGGCAACAAGAAGGGGAAGAAGGGCAAGAACAAGGGCCCCACCCCGCCGAAGGCGGCACGTGGCGGCATGCCCGGTGGTTTCCCCGGTATGCCCGCTGGTGGTCAGGGTGCCGATCCGTCCCAGCTGGGCGGCGGACTCAATCAGCTTCCCCCCGGCTTCGACCCTTCGAAACTGGACTTCGGCAAGAAGAAGAAGTAATCACCCGTCCGTGGTCGGTTCCGCCGTCGGCACCCCTGGTGGCGCCGGAGCCACGGCCGCTCCGGCCCGGTTCACGGGGTCGGCGACCGTGGGGTGGCCGGCGGTGTCGTACTCGCCGCGGCACGCCGGCGTCCGTGTGGCGGCTCCTCGGTAGGCGGCGGTCGGACGCCGGGTTTCCACGGTCGAGGGTCAGTTCGCTCGGGCTCCGGTGGTTTCCGGGGTTCGCGTGGTCCGGCGGAGCCCCGCGACGGGTTCGAGGTTCGAGGAGCGTTCGTGACGGCACTGCATCTGCGCGGGATTCTCCTTCCCGAGGGGCGATCCCGTGATCTGTGGGTCCGGGACGGCCTGATCAGCACCGAACCGCTGGAGGACGCCGTCACGGTTTTCGACGGTGGCTACGTGCTTCCCGGCCCGGTGGACGCGCACTGCCACGTCGGCATCGGGCCGCGCGGTCCGGTTGACCTCGACGAGGCCGCGGGCCAGGCCGAGACCGACAGGGCGGCGGGGACGCTGCTGATCCGGGACTGCGGTGCTCCGGTGGACACCAGTCCGCTGCAGGCCCGGGCCGATCTCCCCCGAATCATCCGGGCGGGGCGGCACCTGGCCCGTCCGAAGCGCTACATCCCCGGTCTCGCCGAGGAACTCGAGGATCCGGAGGTGCTTCCGGAAGCCGTGGCCGAGCAGGCAGCTCGCGGCGACGGATGGGTCAAGCTGGTCGGTGACTGGATCGACCGTTCCGCGGGGGACCTGGCCCCGCTGTGGAGTGACGAAGCGCTCACCAAGGCGGTGGAGGCCGCCCATCGACACGGCGCCAGGGTCACCGCGCACGTCTTCGGGGAGCGGGCCCTGGGAGGATTGCTCGACGCGGGAATCGACTGCATCGAGCACGGGACCGGCCTCGACGACACGATGATCGAGCAGATGGCGCGGCAGGGGACCGCGCTGGTCCCCACGCTCATCAACATCGAGAACTTCCCCTCGTTCGCCTCGGCCGCCGTCAAGTACCCCGACTACGCCTCCCACATGCACCGACTCCACCGGGACAGCGACCGAACCGTGCGCAGGGCGATTGAGGCCGGGGTGCCGGTCTACGCGGGAACCGACGCTGGGGGCGGCATCGAGCACGGCAGGCTCGTCGACGAGATCGTCGCGTTGCACCGGGTGGGAATGTCCCGGGAGCAGGCGCTGGGCGCCGCTACCTGGTCGGCCCGCCGTTGGCTCGGCTTCGCCGGCCTCGAGCACGGAGCCGCCGCCGACCTGGTTTGCTACGCGACCGACCCACGTGTGGACCTGGACGCGTTGCGCTTTCCGGAGCGGATCCTGCTGCGCGGTGACGTGGTGGGCTGATCACCGGGCACGGTCGTCACCCACCGTGTAAGACGGTGGCGTCGTGGTGATATATCCGAGTGCCGACACCCGGGGATCGGCGGTAGTCTGGCGGTTCGACGATGCCGGGCGATTCGGCCCCTGGCCCGGCGGTTACCTGGATCGCACGGAGGCGCCCGTGACGGCACCGCAGTCATCCGGATCCGGTGGAGACGTGGATCCGGAGCAGCCCGGCGGAACCGCGTCGGGAACGACCGGCGGGTCGACCACGGCGTCGAGACCACGATGGGGGTTCGGGGCCTTCTTCCTGGCCGAGGCCGTGTTCGTGCTGGTCTCGGTGGGGCTCGCCGCCCTGTTCGGGGACTTCGGCGAAGGCGGTTGGGTGGGCCCCGTCTTCGTCCTGGTGTTGATGGCTCCCACCGTGTTGGCCGGTCTGGTGGCCGTCGCGGCGACCGTGGTCCGCGGCAACGGGCCCGTCCGGGACTTCGGGTTGCGCTGGCGACGTTCCGACGTGCGAATCGGGTTGCTCATCGGGTTCGCCGGGCTGGTGCTCAGCACCGTCGCCTCCTCGCTGTGGACCCGTTGGGTGGGGACGGAGCGGGCCAACTCGGCTGTGGGCAGTCTGCTGGAGGACGTCCGCCTGCCACCGGTACTGGCCGTGGTCATTTTCCTGCACGTGTGGCTGATAGCTCCTGTCTGCGAGGAGTTGCTCTACCGCGGCCTGCTCTGGGGAGCGATGGAGCGGCTCAGGTTCAACCAGTTGACCGTCTTCCTGCTCACCACCGCGATATTCGCGATCGGGCACTTCGAACCGGCTCGTACCCTGCTGCTGATAGTCATCGCGGTTCCGATAGGCCTGGCCCGCCTGGTTACCGGAAGGTTGACTGCTAGCGTCGTGGCACACCAGGTGAACAACTTCCTGCCCGCGTTGGGGCTGTTGCTCATGTCGCTGGGCATGTTGCCGGCCTGAGAGACCGAACGGGGAGCCGCCCGGACCTCGCCGCCTCAGTCTCGGCGGTGTGCACGAGCGGGAGACCGAGGGGTCCCACCCGGAAGTGGGTCTGGCACAATGGGGAGCTGTTCGCCACGAGCGGGCTCTCTCACCGCTTCGTGGCTGGTCGAAGTATGAGCATCCCGGCGCGTTCGGCGCTGTATGAACAGTGATGCTCACCGGAGCACGAACGAGAGTTTGAGGAGCACCACCACCCGTGGCAGTTAAGATCAAGTTGATGCGGTTGGGCAAGATCCGTGAACCGCACTACCGTATTGTCGTGGCCGACGCCAAGACCCGCCGTGACGGCAGGGACATCGAGACCATCGGTCAGTACCACCCCAAGCAGCAGCCGAGTCACATCCAGGTGAACTCCGAGCGTGCGCAGTACTGGCTCAGCGTCGGTGCCCAGCCCACCGAACGGGTCCAGCACCTGCTCAAGATCACCGGTGACTGGCAGAAGTTCAAGGGACTTCCCGGCGCCGAGGGCACGCTGCAGGTCAAGGACACCAAGAAGTCCAAGCAGGAGCTGTTCGAGGCCGCGCTGGCGGCAGCTGACGAGGAGCCGGGCGTCGACGCCACCACCCCCAAGAAGAAGGGGGGCGGCAAGAAGTCCGAGGCTTCCGCCAGTGAGGACGAGAACAAGGAGCAGGCCGAGGAAGGCCAGGAGTGACTGTCCTCGCCGACACGTTGGAGCACCTCGTCCGAGGGATCGTGGACAACCCTGACGAGGTGCGTGTCGAGTCCCTGACCACTCGCCGCGGTCGCACTCTCGAAGTGCACGTCAATCCCGACGACCTCGGCAAGGTGATCGGCCGGGGCGGTCGGACCGCTACGGCGTTGCGCACCGTCATCTCCGGAGTGGGCGGCCGTGGTATCAGGGTCGACGTGGTCGACACCGATCGTTGACACCATCGACGATGGCGGAGCAACAGACGTCCCCGCTCGTGGTCGGCCGTGTGGTCAAGCCGCACGGTGTCCACGGCGAGTTGGTGGTGGAAGTCCGTACGGACAGTCCGGACCGACGTTTCGTCGCGGGGGCCGTGCTGGGGGTGCTGTGGAAGTCCCCGGGCACGCGGCCCGAATCGCTTGAGCTGACGGCCGTCCGGCGGCATGCCGGGCGGCTGCTCGTCAAGGCGACCGAGGTGAGGGGACGCGAGGAAGCCGAGCGGCTTCGGGGAGCGCTGCTCACCGTGCGGTCCGATGAACTCGAGGGGATCGAGGATCCGGACGAGTTCCACGACCACGAGCTCGAGGGGTTGCGGGCTTTCGACTCGTCGGGTAACGAGCTGGGCACCCTGCTCGGCGTGCTGCACGCTCCGGGCGGGGAGTTGTTGCGGTTGTCGCTCCCGGACGGGCGGGAGGCCCTCGTGCCCTTCGTCGCCGACATAGTGGTCGAGGTGTCCCCGGAGGACGGGTTCGTGACCGTCGATCCTCCCGAGGGGTTGCTGGACCTTCCCTGAACCGCCCTCGGCGCTTCCCCGGATGCCGGAGCGGAGTTCTCGAAATCTTTTCGGGACCGCCGTGCTGGTGGGTCCGAGGCCGGTGAGTGGTTCCCGCACGGATCGTTTCGGGTGTTCCACCGATCCCGGCCGCTCGACCGGAAGGGAGCTGTCTTGCGGATAGACGTACTGACGATCTTTCCCGATTATCTCGCTCCGGTGCGGGAGGCTCTGCTGGGAAAGGCCATCGAACGGGGCAGGATCTCCGTGGGGGTGCACGATCTGCGTGACTGGACCCACGACGTCCACCGCTCGGTCGACGCCAGTCCCTACGGCGGCGGTCCCGGTATGGTGATGCGGCCTGACGTGTGGGGTGAGGCACTCGACAGCGTCTCGGCGGTGGAAGCCGCGACCCCGCGCCTCGTCGTGCCCACCCCCGCCGGTGTGCCCTTCGACCAGCGCACGGCACGCCGCTGGGCGGAGGAAACGCGCTTGGTCTTCGCCTGCGGACGCTACGAGGGCATCGACCAGCGGGTGATCGACGACGCCGCGCGCAGGATGCCGGTCGAGGAGGTCTCCATCGGTGACTACGTGCTCGTCGGTGGTGAGGTCGCCGCCCTGACCATGATCGAGGCCGTGGTCCGGTTGCTGCCCGGCGTGCTCGGCAACCCCGCTTCCGCCGAGCAGGACTCGTTCTCCGACGGGTTGCTGGAAGGACCGAGCTACACCCGTCCCGAGACCTGGCGAGGACTTTCCGTGCCGGAGGTACTGCGCTCCGGGGACCACGCCGCGGTGCGGCGTTGGCGCAGGGAACAGGGCCTGCGACGCACGTGGCGTCGTCGTCCCGAGCTGCTCGAGAGGCTTTCTCCCGAGGAGCTGGACGAGCACGACCGGGCCGTGCTGGAGCGGTTGCGCCTGACCGGCGACGACGAGGATTCCTCGGCTGTCGGGGACTCCACGGAGGGTTGACCCGTGTTTTCCGGTCGTGTCTCCCGGCCGGTCGGGGCCCGTGGTCGTGCTGGGCGGACCGGGGCTCGTTCGAGGGTTCGAGCTCGGCTGATAAGCTGCCCTGTGAAGCAACTGCGGCCGGTGCGGTGGCAGTACCACCGGTAACCGCTTTTCTGCTACGGCAGACGTCTTCCCCGGCATCCCGGGGCGACGGAAAACGACTCGGTGACGGACCCGGACGCCGACAACGGTGTCGGGTGAGTCACAGGGGGATTCGTACGACCCTTCGGGGGTCGCGAGCGGATCAGAGTCGCCGTGACACGAGTCGCGGCTCACCTGAACAGATTTCACTGTCGTGAGTGAACGTTCAACGACACGGATGAGGACGGACCACCGATGAACAAGCTGGACGCGCTGGACGCCCAGTCGATGCGTTCCGACATCCCAGACTTCCGGCCCGGCGACACGCTGAAGGTCCACGTCCGCGTCATCGAGGGTTCGCGCGAGCGTGTCCAGGTCTTCCAGGGTGTGGTCATCCGTCGGCAGGGCGGTGGCATCCGGGAGACCTTCACCGTTCGCAAGGTCTCCTTCGGTGTCGGCGTGGAGCGGACCTTCCCGGTGCACAGCCCCAACATCGCCAAGATCGAGGTCGCCACGCGTGGCGACGTCCGGCGAGCCAAGCTGTACTACCTGCGCAACCGGGTCGGCAAGGCTGCACGCGTCAAGGAGAAGAAGCTCGCCAAGTCCTCCTCCTGACGCGGATCTCGTTCCGGCGGCGGGGTTCGCCCGCCGTAGGGAGTGACGTATCGACGATGCACGGTCCCGATCGGTTCGGGACCGTGCATTTTTGTGCCCGCTCGAAGTGTCGGCGCCGCGTCCGCCGCGGGAGGCTCGGGAGCTTGCCGTGAGGAGTTCCTCGCTCCGACCGTGTTCAACACATCGGGTTCCTTCGATTGAGTGAAGCCGTGGTGGCGATCCCCCGTTCGCCGCCCCCGCGGGCCGCGTTTCGTCGGGGACGTTCGTGACAGAACGGTAAAATCCCACCGCAGAAGGGGTGGTTTCGACCGGCGTGATCCGTGGGGATCGGCGGGGTCGGGGGAGAGGGACGCCACGGATCCAGTAGCCTGGCCACGTGGCCGACGTCATGCGCTCCCAAGGACCGGAGGAGGACCCCACCGAGGACTCCTCTGACGAACAGCCAGCCGCCGACCAGGGGGAGGCGACGCGCTCCACCGCCCGGAACGCCGCGAAGGGGTCCGGAAAATCCAAGAAGGGATCCTTCTGGTGGGAGCTGTTCGTCCTGATAAGCACCGCGCTGGTGCTCACCGTGCTGCTCCAGCTCTTCGTCGCCCGGGTTTTCCTCATTCCCTCCAGGTCGATGGAGCAGACTTTGCACGGCTGTGACGGCTGCGCCAACGACCGGATTCTCGTCGACAAGATCACTTACCGGTTCAGCGATCCCCAGCCGGGTGATGTGATCGTGTTCAGCGGACCGCGGACCTGGATGCAGGACGAGGGTGGGTACTCCGAACCCGCCAATCCGGTGGTCGGTTTCTTCCAGCGCGTCGGTTCGCTGCTGCATCTCGTCGAACCGGTGGAGAAGGACTTCGTCAAGCGGGTGATCGCCACCGGCGGCCAGACCGTGGAGTGCTGCGACGAGCAGAACCGCGTCCTGGTGGACGGCCAGCCCCTGGACGAGCCCTACCTCTACTGGGCTCCCGGCACCCCCCACAAGCAGGAGGAGTTCGGTCCGGTGACGGTTCCGGAGGATCACCTCTGGGTCATGGGGGACAACCGGAACAACTCGCTGGACTCCCGGTACCAGGGCGGTGGCGGTCGTGCCGGGGCCGTCCCCCTCGACGACGTGGTCGGCAAGGCACAGGTGATCCTGCTCCCGCCGGGGCGTTGGCAGGGGATCCCCGAACCCAACCCGCAGGCCGTGGCGCTCGGGTCGGCGCGGGAGCCCGGCTCGGACGCTCCGGCGCCGGGAGGCCTGGAGTACCTGGCCCTCGTGCCCGCCGCATGGTCGGCTCGCCGTGGCTCGCTCGTCGGCGCAAGCTCGCGTACGTGGGAGCGATACTGAGGTTGCGGAACAAATCCGCCGAGCTGGGGTTGCCGCGCACCATCGTGCGCAGGGACTCCGGCAGTTGGGCATTGCAGAACGCGCTGGAACGGCGTGGGCTCGGGCCCGTGGCGGGTGTCGACGAGGCGGGA
The nucleotide sequence above comes from Actinopolyspora erythraea. Encoded proteins:
- a CDS encoding P-II family nitrogen regulator: MKLVTAVVQQARVDEVRQSLTALGVRGMTIADVQGYGRQQGHTEIYRGAEYKVDVVDKTRVEVLVNDVDADEVLRAIVSAARSGRVGDGKVWVTPVESVVRVRTGETGEQAV
- a CDS encoding AAA family ATPase; amino-acid sequence: MATREDFRRTALFARGLAGAVTPPVIDECRADSAARIRVGRRDLLVVAGLPGAGKTTLLRSLRGVRPAVVLDSAQLYEALFARFGDGIPRRVYRAIVHPVHYARIVAACLLAPGVVVVHVPATRRAARGSLVALATLTRRSPVLCWLEVPPSAALAGQRARGRMIAARAFARHVRRARHPRWYLHRLGSLRGWRRVYVLTRTEVTGGVQLVP
- a CDS encoding DEAD/DEAH box helicase; amino-acid sequence: MPTFDELDLDSRVLQTLTELGYETPSPIQSETIPSLLQGRDVTGQAQTGTGKTAAFGLPILSSIDLDKRKKPQALVLAPTRELAIQVAEAFRTYAANLPGFRVLPIYGGQSYGPQLGGLRDGAHVIVGTPGRLIDHLDRGSLDLSELSHVVLDEADEMLRMGFIEDVERILRSVPSQRQVALFSATMPNAVRKISQSYLDNPVEVAVRSSTTTAANIRQRYWQVRGVRKVDALSRLLEVEPVDAAIVFARTKQLTEELTEQLRLRGFNAAAINGDIAQAQRERTIDQLRQGRVDILVATDVAARGLDVDRVSHVLNYDAPHDSESYVHRIGRTGRAGRSGEAILFVTSRERQLLRSIEKATRQSIEQMELPTIEAVNERRLERFRQRITDTLQHGDLEVFEQLVRDYERDNEVPAARVAAALASMTQGDRPLLLQPEPEPEPKSRRGSQRSAELSSDSETAMFRVEVGRRNRVTPSALVGALANEGGLSSKRIGHIDIRDEHTLVELPAEIPEEMLRKLRKTQVAGRGLRISRTEGEPPRRSSGGWSRRPGRERSSSRRKGGRAGGGHRASGDKRPAVDRG
- the ffh gene encoding signal recognition particle protein; translation: MFDTLSDRLTSVLKNLRGKGRLSEADIDATAREIRIALLEADVALPVVRGFISGVKERAKGTEVSQALNPAQQVIKIVNEELVGILGGEKRDLTLAKKPPTVIMLAGLQGSGKTTLAGKLAKWLAGQGHTPMLVACDLQRPNAVTQLQVVGERAGSPVFAPEPGNGVGDPVDVARRGVAEAERAQHDIVIVDTAGRLGVDEEMMQQASDIRDAVNPHEILFVVDAMIGQDAVSTAEAFRDGVGFNGVVLTKLDGDARGGAALSVRQVTGQPIMFASNGEKIEDFDVFHPDRMASRILGMGDMLTLIEQAEQAFDADRAEQAAEKLGTGELTLEDFLEQMQAVRRMGPLQNLVGMLPGANQMKDQLANFDEAHLDRVQAIIRGMTPAERADPKIINASRRQRIANGSGVRVSDINDLVNRFFEARKMMQQMAGQFGGGGGGGRKATKKGNKKGKKGKNKGPTPPKAARGGMPGGFPGMPAGGQGADPSQLGGGLNQLPPGFDPSKLDFGKKKK
- a CDS encoding amidohydrolase family protein, yielding MTALHLRGILLPEGRSRDLWVRDGLISTEPLEDAVTVFDGGYVLPGPVDAHCHVGIGPRGPVDLDEAAGQAETDRAAGTLLIRDCGAPVDTSPLQARADLPRIIRAGRHLARPKRYIPGLAEELEDPEVLPEAVAEQAARGDGWVKLVGDWIDRSAGDLAPLWSDEALTKAVEAAHRHGARVTAHVFGERALGGLLDAGIDCIEHGTGLDDTMIEQMARQGTALVPTLINIENFPSFASAAVKYPDYASHMHRLHRDSDRTVRRAIEAGVPVYAGTDAGGGIEHGRLVDEIVALHRVGMSREQALGAATWSARRWLGFAGLEHGAAADLVCYATDPRVDLDALRFPERILLRGDVVG
- a CDS encoding CPBP family intramembrane glutamic endopeptidase; amino-acid sequence: MTAPQSSGSGGDVDPEQPGGTASGTTGGSTTASRPRWGFGAFFLAEAVFVLVSVGLAALFGDFGEGGWVGPVFVLVLMAPTVLAGLVAVAATVVRGNGPVRDFGLRWRRSDVRIGLLIGFAGLVLSTVASSLWTRWVGTERANSAVGSLLEDVRLPPVLAVVIFLHVWLIAPVCEELLYRGLLWGAMERLRFNQLTVFLLTTAIFAIGHFEPARTLLLIVIAVPIGLARLVTGRLTASVVAHQVNNFLPALGLLLMSLGMLPA
- the rpsP gene encoding 30S ribosomal protein S16, producing MAVKIKLMRLGKIREPHYRIVVADAKTRRDGRDIETIGQYHPKQQPSHIQVNSERAQYWLSVGAQPTERVQHLLKITGDWQKFKGLPGAEGTLQVKDTKKSKQELFEAALAAADEEPGVDATTPKKKGGGKKSEASASEDENKEQAEEGQE
- a CDS encoding RNA-binding protein, producing MTVLADTLEHLVRGIVDNPDEVRVESLTTRRGRTLEVHVNPDDLGKVIGRGGRTATALRTVISGVGGRGIRVDVVDTDR
- the rimM gene encoding ribosome maturation factor RimM (Essential for efficient processing of 16S rRNA), giving the protein MAEQQTSPLVVGRVVKPHGVHGELVVEVRTDSPDRRFVAGAVLGVLWKSPGTRPESLELTAVRRHAGRLLVKATEVRGREEAERLRGALLTVRSDELEGIEDPDEFHDHELEGLRAFDSSGNELGTLLGVLHAPGGELLRLSLPDGREALVPFVADIVVEVSPEDGFVTVDPPEGLLDLP